The following coding sequences lie in one Apium graveolens cultivar Ventura chromosome 1, ASM990537v1, whole genome shotgun sequence genomic window:
- the LOC141671795 gene encoding photosystem II reaction center proteins PsbY, chloroplastic, whose product MAATTVSTMAMLNAKCILNSSSSSSSPKPNLITLPYRPTKTVLQSLPKSLTGTAIAGAVFSTLSSCDPALAAQQLAVLADGAAAGDNRGLALLLPIVPAIAWVLYNILQPTLNQINKMSAKGVIIGLGLGGGLAASGGFLSTPHAVAAADQIATLAEEAAAASDNRGQLLLIVVAPAILWVLYNILQPALNQINKMRS is encoded by the coding sequence ATGGCTGCCACCACCGTTTCAACCATGGCCATGCTCAATGCCAAGTGCATTCTCAATTCttcttcctcatcatcatctcCAAAACCCAACTTGATCACTCTTCCTTACAGGCCAACTAAAACTGTTCTCCAGAGCCTCCCCAAATCACTCACAGGGACTGCCATAGCAGGCGCTGTTTTCTCGACTCTCAGCTCATGTGACCCTGCTCTGGCTGCTCAACAGCTAGCCGTCCTAGCTGACGGTGCTGCTGCGGGAGACAACCGTGGTTTAGCTCTTTTGCTACCAATTGTCCCAGCCATTGCATGGGTCCTCTACAACATTCTCCAACCAACTCTCAACCAGATCAACAAAATGTCTGCTAAAGGTGTCATCATTGGACTTGGGCTCGGTGGTGGCTTGGCTGCCTCAGGTGGCTTTCTGTCAACCCCGCATGCGGTTGCAGCAGCTGACCAGATTGCTACTCTGGCAGAGGAGGCAGCGGCAGCAAGCGATAACAGAGGTCAGCTTCTGTTGATAGTGGTGGCTCCGGCTATACTGTGGGTGTTGTACAATATTCTACAACCAGCCCTAAACCAGATTAACAAGATGAGATCTTGA